The Bacteroidales bacterium DNA segment TATCACTAACAACAGATGAAACAATTTTTGAAAAGGCACCTGCAACTATTACAGCAACAGCCAAATCAAGAACATTTCCTTTGTTTATAAAGTCTCTAAATTCTTTTAAAATTTTCATTTTTTTATTATTTATATTGTTAAAATTTATAAGAAAAACCTAACCCGAACACCTCCTTAAACTGTACTCGTGGACCCTTACCTATAACATTTCCATCTTTATCTTTTACAACAATGTCAATATCATCATCGTATAACAAAGTTGTTCCAATAGTTACAGCAATATATTTGTTAATTTTCATACCAATATTTGTTTCCCAATAAACATCAATATTTTGAGGATTTTTTAAATAATTTGTAAAAAGCTCCAACTTTGTTGATAATTTTACATTTTTCATAATATCTTTGGTAAAAGCTCCTTTAAAATAGCCCCCAAATTCCAAACGATTATTTTTTCCTGATTTTTTTATTGTTAAATCAGGATTATATTCAGCTGGTTCAACACCAAAAGCACCGGCATTAGCAAGATTTTGGTCTAAAACTAAAGTCATTTTTCCTGTTGCAGGAGCAATAAAAATGCTAAGCCAATCTTTAAGTTTATAGTCATAACCTGCTGCAAACAATAAATAACCCGGAGCCATAAAATTTGAAATAATTACTGAATCGTTTGGATAATTATACCCCGGCATAAATTGCGTTTTAAAATTTAGTAAAGCTGCGACATAACTATTTTTAGACAATCTATGACCATATTTTGATGCAAAATCTATTTTGTCATCTGTTTTTCTAAGTTCTTCTTTCTCCCGCTTCATTATACCATACCCTAAGTCTAATGTGTTATCCCAAGAAGCTTTTTTCTTTTTATAATTTGCAAACGCATTAATTATTGAGTTTCCACTAATTGAATTTTCTCCCCCAGCAGCCCAATTTGTTAATGAAACTTGACTAAATGCTAAAGTGAAAATCCCTCCTTTTTTCCATCCCTGCACAGTGTCTGCATTTACTTTTCTAAGATCTTTTTCTTTTTCAGTTACTTGCGCAGCAGCACTAATAGAAATAAGTGATAAAATCACTATGAAAATTTTTCGCATAACAATTTTTTCGCAAAAATATAAAAATATTTTAGTTTAAAGATTAACTTTAAATTCTACACACAATTTTTTACACGTCTCGCAGTAATTTTATATTACCTTCCACAATAATTATAGCTTTGCCACATCCTTTTGAAACCATGCAATTAGCCTATGTTGCTTTTATTTATTTTTTACCAAGGTTTCTAATATTATAAAAAATTATTTGAAAATCTCTCCAAACGCTATAATCGCGTGCATACATTACATTAAAGTTTGCAATAGTTTCATCATTATCAATAGCTTTCCGAGTTATGTCTGCTGGTGTTAATATACCTTTTTTTATTTTAGGCAGCATGTATTCTGTGTTTGACATGTGTCCATATCCTACAAATGTTTTGCAACCAAATAAAACATGAAAATTATTTCTTAAAAAGCCCAAAGGAGATTTCATTATAAAAATTAATATTGGCGATAATAGTAAAAACAAAAACGACATAAAAAAGTCAAAAACTCTTTTTCTACGCACATTTTCATATTTGCCTATATTATTTACATCGTACATATAATAACTTTCCGCATGGCTTATATCTTTACTTCCAATAACAAAAAGGCTTTCAGGAGGTGCTATTTTAAATTCTATATGTTTGGAGTTAATTTGAGACATAATATTTATTATCTCATAAGATGTAATGTTCTTTGCACAAAATATTATTTCATTTATTTTATGAATATTTACAATTTCTGAAATCTTAGATAAATAATAATGTTCTGCGTTTTTTTTATCATCATTTTCAAATAATAAAAAATGGGTATATCCCAATTCCGTATTTGATTTTTTCAAAATAAGGTTTACGCGTTTTATCTCTTCATCATCTCCAATAATTAAAGCTCTTTTTCTTTGACTTCCTTTAAAAATCATTCCATCGAGCTTTATTTTATGAAAAATGAATCTGCTTGCCAAAAACCAAATTATCGTCCACAAGGTTCCTAGCAAAATAATTGCTCGCGAAAATCTGTAAGATTCGGGCAATAAAGAATATGCTATTAAAATAATTCCTGAGCCAATTAAAACACCTTTAATAATTTTCCAAAGATTTGTAGGCTTGTCATATCCACCATTAAGGAAAACAGAAGACATCCATACTAATATATATGCTGTTATACCTAATTTGAACAGCATTGGTGGAATTTCACCACTCACATGGCTTTGCCAAAGATTACCTATATATATTAAACCAAGCCCAAGAACGAGAAAATCAAGTACTGGAACATATATTTTCTTGAAAAACCTAACTAAAAGAGCCAATGCTGCACGAAACCAAATGGCAAATTTTATAATTCCAATAAAAGCTTTTTGCTTACCGCTAGAATAATGCTTCTTAGCAAAGATTATCATAGCATTATAAAAGACAAAAACATAATTTGCACTGCTTTTTTTCGTACTCTCTCCTTTATAATGAATGATGCGAGTTTCAGGGAAATAATAATTTTTATATCCTGCTTTTAAAATT contains these protein-coding regions:
- a CDS encoding DUF3078 domain-containing protein, producing MRKIFIVILSLISISAAAQVTEKEKDLRKVNADTVQGWKKGGIFTLAFSQVSLTNWAAGGENSISGNSIINAFANYKKKKASWDNTLDLGYGIMKREKEELRKTDDKIDFASKYGHRLSKNSYVAALLNFKTQFMPGYNYPNDSVIISNFMAPGYLLFAAGYDYKLKDWLSIFIAPATGKMTLVLDQNLANAGAFGVEPAEYNPDLTIKKSGKNNRLEFGGYFKGAFTKDIMKNVKLSTKLELFTNYLKNPQNIDVYWETNIGMKINKYIAVTIGTTLLYDDDIDIVVKDKDGNVIGKGPRVQFKEVFGLGFSYKF
- a CDS encoding glycosyltransferase, whose protein sequence is MKISIVIVNYNVEYFLEQCLISVFKSLKGIEGEVFVVDNNSVDNSLLMLKQKFPQVKLIENKENLGFSKANNQAIKQCVGEYVLLLNPDTVVEEMTFRKVIDFMDATPDAGAVGVKMLDGKGNFLPESKRSLPTPEVSFYKIFGLSKLFPKSKKFGKYHLSYLDKNKIHEVDVLSGAFMFIRREVLEKIGLLDETFFMYGEDIDLSYRILKAGYKNYYFPETRIIHYKGESTKKSSANYVFVFYNAMIIFAKKHYSSGKQKAFIGIIKFAIWFRAALALLVRFFKKIYVPVLDFLVLGLGLIYIGNLWQSHVSGEIPPMLFKLGITAYILVWMSSVFLNGGYDKPTNLWKIIKGVLIGSGIILIAYSLLPESYRFSRAIILLGTLWTIIWFLASRFIFHKIKLDGMIFKGSQRKRALIIGDDEEIKRVNLILKKSNTELGYTHFLLFENDDKKNAEHYYLSKISEIVNIHKINEIIFCAKNITSYEIINIMSQINSKHIEFKIAPPESLFVIGSKDISHAESYYMYDVNNIGKYENVRRKRVFDFFMSFLFLLLSPILIFIMKSPLGFLRNNFHVLFGCKTFVGYGHMSNTEYMLPKIKKGILTPADITRKAIDNDETIANFNVMYARDYSVWRDFQIIFYNIRNLGKK